The following are encoded in a window of Halodesulfovibrio sp. genomic DNA:
- a CDS encoding ABC transporter ATP-binding protein has translation MEEKQVIVRVEGVKKTFKMGKQHVHALRGVDLEIFAGEYLSIMGASGSGKTTLFNMIGGLDKPTEGKVFIDEVDISQLDAYELAWLRNRKIGYIFQTFNIIPTLTALENVTLPMTFAGMHSDASTEKGLQLLDLVGLGSRHQHKPLELSGGQQQRVAIARSFANDPAIILADEPTGNLDQRTGEEAIELLRSLCRERGVTIITATHDYKMINVSDRVVWVKDGRVDKEEYRDELNISLGTIGEKERE, from the coding sequence ATGGAAGAAAAGCAAGTAATTGTCCGCGTTGAAGGCGTAAAAAAGACCTTTAAGATGGGGAAACAGCATGTACACGCGTTGCGCGGTGTAGATCTGGAAATTTTCGCAGGGGAATACCTCTCAATTATGGGAGCATCCGGTAGCGGAAAAACGACGCTTTTCAATATGATCGGTGGATTGGATAAACCGACAGAAGGCAAGGTATTCATTGATGAGGTGGATATTTCTCAACTGGATGCCTATGAACTGGCATGGCTGCGTAACCGTAAAATCGGCTACATATTCCAGACCTTCAACATTATCCCCACTCTCACAGCGCTGGAAAACGTCACCCTGCCCATGACATTCGCGGGTATGCATAGTGATGCTTCTACAGAAAAAGGACTGCAACTGCTTGACCTTGTAGGACTAGGCTCCCGCCATCAGCACAAGCCGTTGGAATTATCCGGCGGTCAGCAGCAACGGGTAGCAATTGCACGTTCTTTTGCCAACGACCCCGCAATTATTCTTGCTGACGAACCTACGGGCAACCTCGACCAAAGAACAGGTGAAGAAGCCATTGAATTATTACGCTCTCTTTGCAGGGAACGCGGCGTAACCATTATTACAGCGACACACGACTACAAGATGATTAATGTTTCCGACCGTGTAGTCTGGGTTAAAGACGGACGGGTTGATAAAGAAGAGTACCGCGACGAACTGAATATTTCTCTTGGAACCATTGGAGAAAAGGAGCGCGAATGA
- a CDS encoding FtsX-like permease family protein — protein MSEHISKTGFFTKEASQHIGFPWSKSFDFAVQNLRNRFTRSLITMSSLILAVAFLAFILVNLNIATGLIQFGGSKFAPLLTEMGFDVDTSLGTVSTGPKERWIVILSLLVCTVGIINAQLMSVTERFRIIGIFKCLGALDSIILRLFLIEAAIIGIIGAAIGSGAGIVFAFLNGLVNFGVASLILVSLADVFISFLTATAVGFSLSILGVLYPAIIAARMEPVKALNAQH, from the coding sequence ATGTCGGAACACATCTCCAAAACCGGATTTTTTACCAAAGAGGCAAGTCAGCACATCGGGTTTCCTTGGAGTAAATCCTTTGATTTTGCCGTACAAAATCTGCGTAATAGATTCACACGCTCACTTATTACAATGAGCAGCCTTATTCTTGCGGTTGCCTTTCTTGCCTTTATTCTTGTTAACCTGAACATCGCTACAGGGCTTATTCAGTTTGGCGGTTCTAAATTTGCTCCGCTTCTCACTGAAATGGGATTTGATGTTGATACATCCCTCGGCACTGTTTCAACGGGTCCTAAAGAACGCTGGATTGTTATCCTTTCTCTACTTGTGTGCACTGTCGGCATCATCAATGCACAACTCATGTCTGTAACTGAACGATTTCGCATCATCGGAATATTCAAATGTCTCGGTGCGCTAGACTCCATCATTTTACGCCTGTTTCTCATCGAAGCTGCCATTATCGGCATCATCGGTGCTGCCATCGGTTCCGGAGCAGGAATCGTGTTTGCGTTTTTAAACGGACTCGTAAACTTCGGAGTTGCCTCATTAATTCTTGTCTCACTAGCTGACGTTTTTATTTCATTTCTTACAGCCACGGCAGTGGGCTTTTCTTTAAGTATTCTTGGAGTACTCTATCCTGCGATTATTGCAGCTCGAATGGAACCTGTAAAAGCGCTCAATGCACAACATTAG
- a CDS encoding polysaccharide deacetylase: MADQRPYISALWHAVPSDIKTQLAQTILAGIEEHRANGCPVSASPTIFFRADDIAIPSDRCKTMLRIFAQTDTPLGLAAVPAWSTAEHIETLLSVAPEKNALWCWHQHGWAHENNAKQGRKCEFGDDRSTPQCAKDLQQGYDTLQSLLGNSFCPIFTPPWNRISNTNIQLLKDTGFKAISRAASAPHQNILPDIPINVDLHTRSELTAAKGWSGLLAELRAGIASGRCGIMLHHDRMNKAAEDFLQQLLIILQSYPVQPVPINYYML, from the coding sequence ATGGCTGACCAACGACCTTATATTTCTGCGTTATGGCATGCTGTTCCTTCTGATATCAAAACTCAGCTTGCTCAAACCATTCTTGCAGGAATCGAAGAGCATAGAGCGAATGGTTGCCCCGTAAGTGCCTCCCCCACCATATTTTTCCGTGCAGATGACATTGCAATCCCTTCTGACCGCTGTAAAACCATGTTGCGAATTTTTGCACAGACTGACACCCCTCTTGGTCTTGCAGCTGTTCCTGCATGGAGTACTGCGGAGCATATTGAAACATTACTTTCCGTCGCACCTGAAAAAAACGCGTTGTGGTGCTGGCACCAACACGGATGGGCGCACGAAAACAATGCTAAACAAGGACGCAAATGTGAATTTGGCGATGACAGATCCACCCCCCAATGCGCTAAAGACCTACAACAGGGATACGATACGCTGCAATCACTGCTCGGAAATTCATTTTGTCCGATTTTCACGCCACCGTGGAACCGCATTTCTAATACCAACATCCAACTTCTTAAGGATACAGGCTTTAAAGCCATTTCCCGTGCGGCATCCGCACCACATCAAAATATCCTACCCGATATCCCTATCAATGTTGATTTGCATACCCGTAGCGAACTCACAGCAGCCAAAGGGTGGAGCGGGTTGCTGGCAGAATTACGCGCAGGAATCGCTTCCGGCAGATGCGGCATAATGCTGCACCACGACAGAATGAACAAAGCCGCAGAAGACTTTTTGCAACAACTCCTGATAATCTTACAAAGCTACCCCGTTCAACCTGTTCCCATAAATTACTATATGCTATGA
- a CDS encoding class I SAM-dependent methyltransferase, with the protein MSNTLTQPKRRRMLTALWYLLRKPHKALKSIYRDRHDALWWQKYVTEQYDMERGLPQVDLLDLIPEFEETISPYAMLEAAATPMDIALLKGLARSYEACDYLEIGRWRGESITNVAPLTNTCLSLSLSPAQQSQAGFSNSMIRQDGFFITPEQYPNIMCINCDTLSFDFSRLNAKFDLIFIDGDHHAAAVASDTRNIFSLLKNDNSMIVWHDYADSPEKIRWAVLAGILDGLPPEEHQNLYHASNTLCAIYTRKKLAATYQEFAITPDKFFEVTIRAHKLATPAKGHTRPQSQGEARWKKSK; encoded by the coding sequence ATGTCCAACACTCTGACTCAGCCTAAGCGCCGCCGGATGCTCACCGCTCTTTGGTATTTACTCCGTAAGCCCCATAAAGCGCTCAAATCTATCTACCGCGACAGACATGATGCACTATGGTGGCAAAAATACGTTACAGAACAATACGATATGGAACGGGGTCTGCCTCAGGTAGATCTGCTCGATCTTATCCCTGAATTTGAAGAAACTATTTCCCCCTATGCCATGCTGGAAGCCGCCGCAACGCCCATGGATATTGCGTTGTTGAAGGGGTTGGCACGTTCTTACGAAGCATGCGATTACTTGGAAATTGGCAGGTGGCGCGGCGAATCCATCACCAATGTCGCACCGCTCACAAATACCTGCTTATCACTCAGCCTTTCTCCAGCCCAACAATCACAGGCAGGGTTCAGCAACTCTATGATCCGGCAGGACGGATTTTTTATTACGCCTGAACAATACCCGAATATTATGTGCATCAATTGCGATACACTTAGCTTCGACTTTTCACGCCTGAACGCAAAATTCGATCTCATTTTTATTGATGGCGACCATCATGCCGCAGCCGTTGCCAGTGACACCCGTAATATTTTCTCTCTGTTGAAAAATGATAACTCCATGATCGTATGGCACGATTACGCTGACTCACCGGAAAAAATTCGCTGGGCGGTTCTGGCAGGAATTCTGGACGGGCTTCCACCAGAGGAGCACCAAAACCTGTACCATGCATCAAACACGCTTTGTGCCATCTATACACGTAAAAAACTGGCAGCGACCTATCAGGAATTTGCCATAACTCCAGATAAATTTTTCGAAGTAACCATCCGCGCCCACAAGCTGGCAACTCCAGCTAAAGGGCATACCCGACCGCAGAGTCAGGGAGAGGCTAGATGGAAGAAAAGCAAGTAA
- a CDS encoding glycosyltransferase codes for MRIVHYCQHVLGMGHFFRSLEIDKALAEHEVTLITGGSPLSITYPPHLQVIELPSLSMDENFGAFVHTEEDGTKRVLREQELDSIKAQRTTILTETLLALQPDIFLVELFPFGRKQFSFELMPVLQLATQNAFPYMYTVCSVRDILVEKKHQEKFEERVVSTLNTYFDAVLVHTDPQVITLDKTFTRIDDITIPIYNTGYITPLPAKVRPDIVRKSHSIPDTIPFILGSIGSGSVHPELMQHLAEASILLNESTPHSLLISTGPFMPQEYQQQIRALCAAYPHITVTDFIADFIDQLSAADLSVSMAGYNTTMNLLAVNTFGLVYPFDQNREQRMRSSSLEKLGALSILEQKDLEPQNLCSLLAKYLTKPNRKPQHSINLHGATESARLLERLVTTG; via the coding sequence GCTCTCGCTGAACACGAAGTCACACTTATCACCGGCGGTTCTCCACTCTCAATCACGTATCCACCGCATCTTCAAGTCATTGAACTGCCGTCACTCTCAATGGATGAAAATTTTGGCGCATTTGTACACACAGAAGAAGACGGCACTAAACGAGTGTTACGTGAGCAAGAACTGGACAGTATTAAAGCGCAACGAACAACAATTCTGACTGAAACACTTCTTGCACTGCAACCGGACATTTTTCTCGTAGAACTCTTTCCTTTCGGGCGTAAGCAATTCAGCTTTGAACTTATGCCTGTTCTCCAGCTAGCAACACAAAACGCATTTCCGTACATGTACACGGTATGCAGTGTTCGTGACATTCTTGTTGAAAAAAAACATCAAGAAAAGTTTGAAGAACGCGTTGTTTCTACACTTAACACTTACTTTGATGCAGTCCTTGTACATACTGACCCGCAAGTTATTACGCTGGACAAAACATTTACTCGAATCGACGATATAACTATCCCCATATATAATACAGGGTACATTACCCCACTCCCCGCTAAGGTGCGACCTGATATTGTGCGTAAATCACACTCCATACCTGATACTATTCCGTTCATTCTCGGCAGCATCGGTAGCGGTTCTGTTCATCCAGAACTCATGCAGCACCTTGCAGAAGCCTCCATTTTACTCAACGAAAGTACCCCACACTCGCTGCTCATATCCACTGGTCCTTTCATGCCGCAAGAGTATCAGCAACAAATCCGTGCTCTTTGTGCAGCTTATCCACACATCACAGTTACAGATTTCATTGCAGACTTTATCGATCAATTAAGCGCAGCAGATTTATCGGTGAGTATGGCAGGATACAACACGACAATGAATCTTCTCGCAGTGAATACATTCGGGTTAGTGTATCCATTCGATCAAAATCGTGAGCAACGCATGCGCTCTTCCAGTCTGGAAAAATTAGGAGCGCTTTCAATCCTCGAACAAAAAGATCTGGAACCGCAAAACCTGTGCTCTTTGCTTGCAAAATATCTTACAAAACCAAATAGGAAGCCACAGCACTCTATTAATCTTCATGGTGCAACAGAATCCGCACGCCTTCTGGAACGGCTGGTCACAACTGGATAG